In Festucalex cinctus isolate MCC-2025b chromosome 9, RoL_Fcin_1.0, whole genome shotgun sequence, the DNA window AatccattgtttaaaaaaaaaaaaaaaattttttttttttttctagggcgGGGGAAGTGTGGCGGTTAGGCTGTCTAATCTGGGAAGTGTTCAACGGGCCACTTCCCCGCACGTCCTCACTTCGTTCACTCGGGAAGGTTAGTCActaatacgttttattttttggaaaaaaataaataaataatgcaaaaaatgaGGGTGGTATTGTATATCGGACATGACTTAAGTTCATTTCTGTGAACCCGCAGATCCCCAAGACTCTGGTTCCTCACTACTGCGAGCTGGTGGGTGCCAACCCGCGGGCTCGGCCCAATCCAGCCCGCTTCCTCCAGAACTGCCAAAGCCCCGGAGGGTTCCTCAGTAACAGCTTTGTGGAGAGCAACCTCTTCCTGGAGGAGATCCAGGTCCACATTCTCGCATAAAAACACAGCTAGTCACGTAGAACAGTGATTTGTTTTGATAACAAattccatttgcatcatgagttTGGGATGTAGTGGCACGTAAGGTGTCAGCTCCAGAAATTCACAGTAATCTGAATTAAATGTATGCTTATCCCTTCAGATTAAGTCTTTCTGTAATCCATAACTTTTGGGATAACATATGTAACTCTTACTCAGATCAAGGAGCCGGCGGAGAAGCAACAGTTCTTCCAAGACCTGAGTGAGAACTTGGACTCTTTCCCAGAGGACTTCTGTAAACACAAAGTCCTGCCTCAACTACTCACCGCCTTCGAGTTTGGGAACGCCGGCGCTGTAGTCCTCACTCCGCTTTTCAAGGTCATTCCTTTATCTGTCTTGAATACCTGGCAATACTAGAGTAGCTTAGACAGCTAAGAAAGTTAAATGCCATATTTGCTCAAATAGGGACATCCTCCGAAATAAATTGTGGgcctcaattaactcattcactcgcagccattttcactgaagcaaccccctttgctcctgcctgtttttactagattttgactgattttgcaaggcctacagatttgtattctattgctacaaaaacatggaacctgccaaaagaaagattacaatctcttctttcatcagaaaaacagtatatttctatctgttttcgttttgcaacaattagcattagaatatagctaagtttcatcattattcacaaatctgtttaaaactgtagggaaaatagcttgttgcagcatggccctggttgatctcttataccctgctgccacctcctggccgtttttgtaataacgcattgcttcaaccgttctcttcagtgcagaggctgcatcaaaccctttggtatgctttagcataaaaaaacataagtatgtctttgagacacttaatacatttaaaatagaacgtatttatatgtttttgggagctaatgagttaatgagttgCTGTATGTTGCATATTGTTTAGCTACAGCACACAGCTTGCCATTTGCTGAAATTTACAATCGGAATTGTGACATAGTACACTCTGCAGCCAGGAAAGTAAATAATAGCCTGTCAATATGAAACTCCATATTTATAAATGTATCTCCAAACTATTAGCGTGGACTGATTTGAGAACTCATTTGGAAGGGATGTTTGAGCTTAAGTGTCTTCAAAAATGTCCACCAGGTGGGAAAGTTCTTGTCTGCTGAAGAATACCAACAGAAGATCATCCCGGTCATCGTGAAGATGTTTTCTTCCACGGACCGAGCCATGAGAATACGACTTCTCCAGCAGGTACTTAAAATAGGAAAAATCTCTCATCAGGCAAAACTAACAAATGAGTTCCTCAACCTAATATAATAATTAGATAATTAGGTGTGACTGATTATTTGGTCAGCTGATTCTTCTTAGTTTTTTATCAAGCAGtaaattttgaaaatttaaagtattaaaaatataacaaaGGTGCTCCTTAGTGTGAAGAAAGTTGACAtcactgccaccatacagcACTCATATCGCAAGTCTGCGTTTGGATAGCACCCAAAAATTGCCCAAGCAACggcttgtatttaaaaaaaaagcttcactcAAGCCACTCGTATCTCAAAGCACCGCTGTATTGTTGTTCTCCTCCGTGCCTCTAGATGGAGCAGTTCATTCAGTATTTGAATGAGGCGGCCGTGAATTCACAGATTTTCCCTCATGTCGTTCACGGCTTCACTGACACCAACCCTGCCATCAGAGAGCAAACCGTTAAGGTATGTACACACtccaaatgcaacaaaatgtttatTGTGTGGTACACTTGTTTTTCTGATGCAGCAGCTCCTCCCTTCCCCTCTGTGTAGTCCATGTTGCTGCTGGCTCCCAAACTGAACGAGAGCAACTTGAACCAGGAGCTCATGCGCCATTTTGCCAGGCTGCAGGCCAGGGATGAGCAGGGGCCGATCCGATGCAACACCACTGTCTGCTTGGGAAAGATCGCGTCCTACCTCAATGCCGGGGTAAGCCTCAATAGGATAAAATAAGAGCGTCACTCAGaactcaaaagttttttttttcttttttcttttaactcttAAAACGCACATGATGAGAAAATGCTTTACCAATCATCATCAGTTTTTTCAGGCATATTCAAGACACTCGAAAAATATTCTCAAGACTTAATCCTTATCTTTACAGACTCGACAGCGAGTTCTGATTTCGGCCTTCTCCCGAGCCACAAAAGACCCCTTCGCAGCGTCGCGCTCTGCCGGCGTGCTCGGCTTCGCCGCCACACACAACTACTACAGCCTAACAGAGGTTGCCGCACGGATTTTGCCCACACTCTGTGCTATTACTGTCGACCCCGACAAGAGCGTCAGGGAGCAGGTACTGCTTCACTTTTAAGTATACACATTTGGGGCTTCATGCATGATTCAGTCGCTTGTGTTGTTTTATCTTCTTGTAATTTTCTGCAATCATTCAGGCTTTCAAAGCCATTAAGAGTTTTCTCTCCAAGCTGGAAACGGTGTCAGAAGATCCGACCAAGCTGGCTGAGATTGGTACGAAGCAGCTTccgttttgatgttttttttcaaggccgatgccgattattTGTAGTCCAGGAGACCAttaactgatatttcaagccgatattcatttgcagtaaaagagaaaacattattgtcaaaattttaaaaattactttttcttttcattttaaacatatatagaattgacagctttgtgtAAAAATTACAGGGAGCTTCctgggtcatcagcatgtgttacggtaaattaaaactaagcaagtaaatagttcaCTAAACTTTTCGACtgtaaataatttttcaaaattaaaaaaaatttaatttttaatttaataaaattgtttctttattaaaattaaaagtgtAAGGAGttcagtgtcagcatcattttttttttataagggggaagtaaaaaaaaaaaaaaaaaaatccataaaggaAAAGTTccctcactgagcggtgaatgcttgcgaacgtagctaatttggggttttcgtcagggttcgtaaaaggtttcaaaagatctttgcagacagtgaaaaattgtctgagtATGTTTGAAAagtttttgtgaaaaataaaaactgtctgAACATGTTACAAATCCTAATGAAAATcctaaattcgctacgttcgcaagaattcaccgctcagtgagataccagctccATCGGCCCTCAGATTCGTAAAACAGCAGAtgctgatatttgtcaaaatgccaaatatcggcaccgattaTTTGCCTCCATCCCTAATTGAATCTCTCATTTTGATGCAATAATGTTCTCCAACAACTTCAAAATTAACTCAGCCGTAACTAGGAAGCGGACGAGTCTATCCAACAagttgacatttttacatttaggtTACAACTGCCTCCCGAGAAATGATAAAGATTCAGTCACAGTTGCAATAATGAAATTGTGTCAGTGTGAATGTTTCAACAATTTGCTCACCCATGCTttagttcaattaaaaaaaaaagatgtaaagaACGCACAATTCCTTGTGTTTAAACAGAAAAAGATGTTGGGTCGTGCGCGCAACCACCCGGCACCTCTTCCGGCTGGACCGGCTGGGCCGTGACCGGCATGTCCTCGCTGACGTCCAAATTGATCCGCCACGCACCGGGGACAGCGGCAGGTGCGGCGGCTGAGAGCGGCGGAGCTTCAAACGCCACCAGCGTGACTCCAGGCAGCACAGGTGGAACCTCTGGTAAGGCGCAGGTGGTCCCGGATAGAACCGAGTTTGTCTTGTTTCTGGATGAACATTGTGGAAAAGCCTCTCGTCATCTTGAGGTTCTGCAGAGAAAGATCCACACACCTCCCAGACTCAGAGTTCTTCTGCATCAAGCCCTGTGGACAGATCACAGACTCTTGAAGGGACGGAAAATGAGGAGGAGCCAGGAGAGCGATGGGATGACGAGGAGGATTGGGGAAGTTTAGAGGTAGGgcttattttaaaattgtgtaCTTTTGTTAGGAAAGTTACAGTGTTGACCCCTCACCCCAAAAGGATTCGGACAAAGGTCGAGCTGAGAAGGATGAGTGGAATACGGATTGGTCAGGAATGGCGTCATCCAAAAAGAACACCGGTGAACAAGAAGTAGGTTTCCTCTGAGCTTGCCTTCTTTGATCACAGTTTTAGTTCTAAACTCACTCGCTGATGATGGAGGCGGGCAGGTCATCTTCCTCCATGGCGGTGAACAAGCAGAGCTCAGACTGGAGCAGCTCAGGCTGGGACGCTGACGACAGCTGGTCCAACGAGAAAGAGGGCCAGGGTCAAAGTTCGGCTGGCGAGGAGGGCTGGGGCAACGAGTGGGCCGAGGAGGACACGGACGTCGTCAGCGCCGCCCTGCCCGAGGGGGTCCGCCTGGCCAGCGAGTACAACTGGGACAGCGGCAACGCGAGCAAAGGGGCCAGTCAGAGCGACCTGTTCGCTTGCGTGGCCCAGAGAAACACGGCGGTGAGAGTGGAGAAGTGCATGaatccaatttattttattcaaaattaatcaaatgaTTTACATacaatggtgccttgagatacaaattGAATTTGTCCCTAAAGggaaagtccccccccccccccccccccccccaaataaaaaaggaaaaggtAGCTCTTAAAGGGGAATCaatccaaaaaaatgtttttgacaatatgttatatgcagccccactagtctaaatatagtgttctggttaatattctgttagtagaatatgaggtgagcagcaaaatccagtgtttttttttcttcttttttttttaaatcaatatcagaaggagGCCATTTTGCATGATCTAGTGAGGTCTCattgaacatattgtcaagaaatgtttgaaggttgacttcccctgaaaataaaaaacttaaatcatcaaatgaatggaaatgacaatttttccaatctgaaaaaaaagatatatttttttattgcgaATTACACTCTAAAAAACGTTATTCTTGATTAAAAATGTACGGTAATGGtataatcaattttttttttcaaattttcatttttgtgctCTCGGATGTGCCATGCTAGTCATCTTTGTAAAGACATAAATTGTGGCGTTTTAAATAAAGTTGCACTTTTACTGCAGATTGATCAATGATTTGGTTGCATTTGGTTAACGTGTTGTTTTCTTACTTTCAGTCTGGAGGTGGCTGGGGTACAGAGGCAACAGGGGATTGGGGCACTGAAGAAAGTTGGGAAGCGTTAGACGGAAATCAAGGTGAGaagtatttttttatctcaattAGAAGTTGAACGATTTCAGATTTTTCATAGTCAACATTACATCTCGACCTGAAGACGTTATCACTGTGCAGTCGATACGTCAATTAAGGGGTTGAACCTACCCCTATTCCTTGATGTGCAGTCATCCCTTAAAATGACTTTGCGCCACTTTGCGTTATCGCCCAGCAGGTCTAAGCAAGGCCGAGCTGTCCAAGAAGAAACGAGAGGAGAGGAGGAAAGAGCTGGAGGCCAAACGGGCGGAACGCAAAGCTGCCAAAGGTCCCCTCAAGCTCGGCGCACGCAAACTAGACTGATGGGCCGTTTGACGAGAGGTACGATAATGACCATACAAACGCCCACCAGACGGAAGCTCCGTGTTCCTAGTAAAGCGCCAACTACGAGAGTGGGAACTTCTTTTTGAACTCTGGCCCGCTTGGACAACATCACGTTGGATCATCAGCTGATCGTCACTGAAACTTGAGGTGGTTGACAATTCAGCAATCAGTATGcggatcggggggggggggcaagtaAAAAGCAACAGGAGTTGATGACAATATTTCTGTTTGCTCTCAGAAGAGTCACAGTTGTAaattaaatgtatataaaatgGAGCATCTTGTCTTATATTGACACTTTTTCCTAtagttaaaatacaaatatatatatacactgtataAAGATTCAGAATTTCCAGCAAGCTCACAAACACACTGTAGTTAAATGCTTTATTCAGTCTGTGCATGCACTTTGTGAGGCTGATCAGTAATGTTCATGACCAGGAATACTTGTACCTATTGTACAAGTTCAGTACAAGAAGCATAAACCAGTTAGAGGTGCAGCATACAAAGCAGTTGGTTAGAAATATTTTCCCATTCCTTTCAAAAAGCAGTGTTCTTGCATTTCCAGTGCACCCAATGAGATCCAtagattttcaaacattttttacatCAGTTTCAgcagtatatttttttcccgCTGCTCACTGTGGTTCTGAGTGAAGGAGATTCCACTTCTGTCACTTTTTATTTGTGTGCCTTCATTTACTTTGCTGGACAAGACTGTTGGCTCGCCTCCTTGTTTTGACATGGAACACGAACTGTCACATTCCATGTTCCCAGTgaagtatgtttaaaaaaacaaaacaaaaaagctgcTGAATGAATTAGCATCAGGATGATATTGCTGTTGGACGCAAGGTGTTGTGACACATTAGGAAACAGAAACAAAGCCTTTTAAAAAAGAGAATCCAAGTCATGTAGCATGTGATCTGTTCTGAAATAAACAGATGTATATAAATGCTTCAGTGTCTTTCTCAAGACAAAATTCAAGTGAGCTGGTTAACTTAGAAATTATATTTTGCATTATTTAGACACTTCAAAGAGAGAATTCATACAAATcatagaaagacaaaaaaagaccaccaTCCCCTAATTTTTCTTACATTAATTCTTATTTCGACTTACATACAAACAGGTTTCAGATTCTTGTCAAACTATCAGCATACAAAAACAGTACAAATCTCAGTTATATTGCAAACGCTCCCATTCATGAGGCGATACCACGGAAAAATAACTGTGCTTCTATTTCCCATTAGTGGAACATTAATTAGTGAGTTTAACTCCTTTTAATGAGTAACGGTATTTCGCTGAAATCAAAGTGCAGAgttgtttctgttttgttttactgtttGCGCTTGTCTTTGTTGCCTCCAAGCAAAGTTGTCAGCAGAGCTGCTACGCCCAAAGCACCCAGTGTCAACGCGCCTGCATAAACAGCGGCCTCTCCCACTTGACGCACCTGCAAAGAAAGGTCACACTTGTATCtctataaaataatattaataacacAGAAAATGACTACAGTGTTGGTAAGCAACTACCTGCCGAGACTGAGGCTTGCCATAACGCAGCCGGGTGACAAAGTGCTCGCAGTTTCCCCGGAAAACGCAGTACGGCAGCTCCTCGCCCACCAGGTCGAGCGCTTCCCTCACGATCAAGTAGACCGGTCGCGGCTCATACTTGTCATCCAGCAAGTTGttgattttccagttgttgtCACCCACCACCTCCCACAGCTCCTCCTTCTTCACAAGCGCCGTGTTCGTTAGGACGGACATCATGCTGTTCACGCCCGCACCCGGGATTTCCGCTACAGTtgaaagtaggggtgttaaaaaaaaaaaaaatgtattcggcaatatatcgcgatattacattgtgcaattctcgaatcaattcagTCGGAggccgaatcgattttgaaacatccatttttaatggaaaaatattcactaaaatgtcttagggttcacaccttaagcattaaagaatgttatattaatgttacattaagccttaatattttatttcagtgctgttcaaacatgaaacagattacaacctttagaagactgaagtttcagataaataatacattttcatccaaatcttacactgtacaagtttattgattagttttttctaaatttgaattgcaaaaaaaaaaaatcacaacaaccgACTTTAAATTTGTAGCAGGATTAATCGAATCAGATCGTGACCTattaatcgtgatacgaattgaatcgtcaACGTACAGTGTGGGGCTAAATGAACCACATAGCCATCGCCGACGTATATGGCCCAATGCTGGTAACCGCCTCGGAAGATTTCTAACAAGTCGCCAGGCTGTGGTTTCTCATTGTACTTTGAAGAAGGGAGGGGAGTGGAGgagaaaggaaaataaaaatatgttagcCATTTCGTGTTGGGTCTACAGCAGTTTCAATATTACTCAAATGTGTGCATAAATAGTCCATTAGTAAGTTACACTTATCTATCTTGCTACACCCATTCAAATAATATAAGCACAGAGATATTAAAAAACAATCTGAAAACCACaattctaaatacagtattgctGGCTTGGCTGTAAAATAATAAGATAAAATATTTAAGAGTATTCTTTTACCTGTGATGCCATCTCCGTGTTGAATTTCTCCGTAAACTTTCACACTtaaagaaaaggaaaacaaactGAGACAAATGTTGAATTATAAGGCAAATCCGTTGCAGGAATAAACCTGAATGTGAACTATACTGACTGACTGTAATCTTTATACTTTGTGCCTTCCCCCTCAACAGATGATATCCAGTGTAATCGAACTTTACAGTGTGCGGAACGTTTTCAAAAGAAACGAAACTTACCTTTACATCGGTGGGCGGAACGttttcaaaaggaaaaaaaaaatatcttaggGATCTGTATGTGCGCGTGTATGTGTCTTTTAAATAATGTCTTTTTAAATTACACTTTTAAGTTTGTAGAGTGCCACTGGCATAATCATTATTGCTGTCATTATTACCAATTGCATTTATAAACAAAACTGTTATAGACTGCCCTAATGTCACCGTCAACTGTCAACCAGCCATACTAATCTTCAGCCTTGTAAAATCAAGTTTGAGAATGGCAACATAAAATGACTTTGTGGTTAAGATTCGTTTTCAATGCATCTTTCCTTACCTCGGAAGCTGGCGCGGATGTCTCCACTGACTGCTGACTATAACATACAACTGCAACTGTAAATTCAAATTGTAAATCGCAAATCCTCACCAAGAGTCTTTGGGCTATCAGAGATGTGTGGCTTGCGTGAGTGAGATGGGCCAGTTCGAGGTTGCAGCATGCAAAGCGGttggaaatattttcattaatttgGCTTATATTTTCCATCAAGGTATATGGCGCGATGGACATATTCTAGCATGTTAACAGTTTCCCATTCCTTTCAAAAAGCCGTGTTCTTGCATTTCCAGTGCACCCAATAAAATCCATAGATTTTCAaattttcaaacaattttttattttttttacatcagttACCCTGTAATTACTTTcagcagtatttttttcccccactgctCACTGTGATTCTGAGTGAAGGAGATTCCACTTCTGTCACTTTTTATTTGTGTGCCTTCATTTACTTTGCTGGACAAGACTGTTGGCTCGCCTCCTTGTTTTGACATGGAACACAAACTGTCACATTCCATGTTCCCGGTgaagtatgtttaaaaaaaaaaaaaaaaaaaagctgctgaaGGAATTAGCATCAGGATGATATTGCTGTTGGACGCAAGGTGTTGTGACACATTAGGAAACAGAAACAaagccttttaaaaaaagagaatccAAGTCATGTAGCATGTGATCTGTTCTGAAATAAACAGATGTATATAAATGCTTCAGTGTCTTTCTCAAGACAAAATTCAAGTGAGCTGGTTAACTTAGAAATTATATTTTGCATTATTTAGACACTTCAAAGAGAGAATTCATACAAATCGTATAAAGACAAAAAAGACCACCATCCCCTAATTTTTcttatattaatttttatttagatAGACTTACATACAAACAGGTTTCAGATTCTTGTCAAACTATCAGCATACAAAAACAGTACAAATCTCAGTTATATTGCAAACGCTCCCATTCATGAGGCGATACCACGGAAAAATAACTGTGCTTCTATTTCCCATTAGTGGAACATTAATTAGCGAGTTTAACTCCTTTTAATGAGTAACGGTATTTCGCTGAAATCAAAGTGCAGAgttgtttctgttttgttttactgtttGCGCTTGTCTTTGTTGCCTCCAAGCAAAGTTGCCAACAGAGCTGCTACGCCCAAAGCACCCAGTGTCAACGCGCCTGCATAAACAGCGGCCTCTCCCACTTGACGCACCTGCAAAGAAAGGTCACACTTGTATCtctataaaataatattaataacacAGAAAATGACTAGAGTGTTGGTAACCAACTACCTGCCGAGACTGAGGCTTGCCATAACGCAGCCGGGTTACAAAGTGCTCGCAGTTTCCCCGGAAAACGCAGTACGGCAGCTCCTCGCCCACCAGGTCGAGCGCTTCCCTCACGATCAAGTAGACCGGTCGCGGCTCATACTTGTCGTCCAGCAAGTTGTTGATTTCCCAGGTGCTGTCACCCACCACCTCCCACAGCTCCTCCTTCTTCACAAGCGCCGTGTTCGCTAGGACGGACATCAGGCTGTTCACGCCCGCACCCGGGATTTCCGCTATGGTTGAAGGAGTGGCACAAAGGGGAGAAACTGTTTCAGGATTGGGTTATATTCTAAAATTATTAGTGGATTAATGGTTCATTGGGCAAGCACCAAACATATCACAAAGAATGCTCACTtcaataatggaaaaaaaggtttgaaattaatggggggtttttttaatcacaaaaacaTGGCATATGAACAGGGGTGGGTAGACTTTCTATATCCACTGTATGTGGgtgtgttgcactttttttcatcattcattTTTGTGGGACCACAACTCACATGGTGGGGCCAAATGAACCACATAGCCATCACCGACGTATATGGCCCAATGCTGGTAAGTGCCGCGGGAGATTTCTAACAAGTCGCCAGGCTGTGGTTTCTCATCGTACTTTTTTGGGGGAAGAGaaacaggaaaacaaaaagGTACATGTTAGCTATCTCGTATGCTGGGTTTACAGCAGTTTCAATATACTGTAACGGTTACAGTATattgtactactactactacttatgAACACATTTGGGCTACAAATGTGTGAATAAGTAGTCTATTAGCAAGTTACACTTATCTGACCCATTCAAATTATCATAAAAAGcagtgacattaaaaaaaaaacataaaaacaactatTCTAAATAGTATACACTATACAGTATTCCGTTTTTCCCCCTTTAGGAATGGGGGTGGCCAACCCTGGCCACCACGTAGTTCTAACCCCTGCTACAAacgattgtattaaaaataattttgttacaATAAATAACATCCTGGCTTGGctgtaaaataagataaaaaaataataataatagaaggaTTATTCTACCTGTGATGCCATGTCTGCGTTGAATTTCTCTGAAACTTTGACACccttaaagaaaataaaaaaaataaaaaataaacggagACAAATGTTGAATTATTAGGCGACAAGTGTTGCACAAATTTGACTTGATGCTAtggctgactgactgactgtaaGTTTAGGTGACAGACCTTCCCCCTCATCAGATGATACCCAGCGTATTTGTAGTTTGAAGCGTGCCACTGGCA includes these proteins:
- the scyl1 gene encoding N-terminal kinase-like protein isoform X4, which produces MWSFFARDPVKDFAYEIIPDGQEKSGIWSLHRGKRKSNGEPVSVFVHEVAQGSEQQTQLAKAAFKRMKTLRHPNILAYVDGLETEKSLYVVTEPVTPLATHLKGAPSELEVSWGLHQIVKALSFLVNDCHLLHNNLGLWAIFVDRAGEWKLGALDHVAPEQGDPSGASLPDPKSIYPDMEKYDPPETPNCGGEKWAGEVWRLGCLIWEVFNGPLPRTSSLRSLGKIPKTLVPHYCELVGANPRARPNPARFLQNCQSPGGFLSNSFVESNLFLEEIQIKEPAEKQQFFQDLSENLDSFPEDFCKHKVLPQLLTAFEFGNAGAVVLTPLFKVGKFLSAEEYQQKIIPVIVKMFSSTDRAMRIRLLQQMEQFIQYLNEAAVNSQIFPHVVHGFTDTNPAIREQTVKSMLLLAPKLNESNLNQELMRHFARLQARDEQGPIRCNTTVCLGKIASYLNAGTRQRVLISAFSRATKDPFAASRSAGVLGFAATHNYYSLTEVAARILPTLCAITVDPDKSVREQAFKAIKSFLSKLETVSEDPTKLAEIEKDVGSCAQPPGTSSGWTGWAVTGMSSLTSKLIRHAPGTAAGAAAESGGASNATSVTPGSTGGTSGSAEKDPHTSQTQSSSASSPVDRSQTLEGTENEEEPGERWDDEEDWGSLEDSDKGRAEKDEWNTDWSGMASSKKNTGEQEAGRSSSSMAVNKQSSDWSSSGWDADDSWSNEKEGQGQSSAGEEGWGNEWAEEDTDVVSAALPEGVRLASEYNWDSGNASKGASQSDLFACVAQRNTASGGGWGTEATGDWGTEESWEALDGNQAGLSKAELSKKKREERRKELEAKRAERKAAKGPLKLGARKLD